Proteins encoded within one genomic window of Fusarium musae strain F31 chromosome 4, whole genome shotgun sequence:
- a CDS encoding hypothetical protein (EggNog:ENOG41~CAZy:GH16) — protein sequence MLRSLVVAALLGASSVAAVKCTRSSHCPEDSPCCSTYGECGVGAYCLGGCDPTMSFSLDSCVPAPVCEDRKMKMNSLDSIVDIGKYLGDSSKADWVAQGEPVVFQNNVLLTMPKDSVGTLLSSTVYMWYGNVKARFKTSRGAGVITAFILFSDVKDEIDYEFVGTELGDAQTNYYFQGITNYENSENITLSDTFANFHDYEIRWTPDKIEWWVDGKLGRTLQKSDTWNATSKNFDFPQTPSRVQLSLWPGGKEGNAEGTVAWAGGPIDWDAPDIQKSGYYFATFSDVEIECYNAKSGPGTNSGTSYWYKDAAGTNDTIVDGDKRHTIASLMATGEDMDKGKKEDKKKDSKDDDKDDKDSKDSKDKDNDDDDDDEPATIPGGSSGAPSNDHGDDSSSDSSSGSGSSNTPSGNPDGDSNDTEPADTTNCETNSFNQDCASSDSSKSSSSSDDGKGSNAGTRNGASALAIIIAGGALFWL from the exons ATGTTGCGAtctcttgttgttgctgcccTTTTGGGCGCCAGCTCTGTCGCTGCTGTCAAGTGCACGCGCAGCAGCCACTGTCCCGAAGACTCGCCATGCTGCTCCA CCTATGGTGAATGCGGTGTTGGTGCGTACTGTCTGGGTGGTTGCGATCCCACAATGTCCTTCTCACTCGACTCTTGTGTTCCTGCCCCCGTCTGCGAGGAccgcaagatgaagatgaactcCCTCGATTCAATTGTCGATATCGGCAAGTATCTTGGTGATTCTTCAAAAGCCGACTGGGTTGCACAGGGTGAGCCTGTTGTTTTCCAGAACAACGTTCTTCTTACCATGCCCAAGGACAGTGTTGGCACTCTGCTGTCTTCTACTGTCTACATGTGGTATGGTAACGTCAAGGCTCGCTTCAAGACCAGCCGTGGCGCTGGTGTCATTACTGctttcattctcttctccgacgtcaaggatgagatcgatTATGAGTTTGTTGGTACAGAGCTCGGCGATGCTCAGACCAATTATTACTTCCAGGGCATCACCAACT ACGAAAACTCCGAAAACATTACGTTGTCTGACACCTTTGCCAACTTTCACGATTACGAAATCCGATGGACTCCCGACAAGATTGAGTGGTGGGTTGATGGCAAACTCGGCCGAACTCTGCAGAAGAGTGACACGTGGAATGCCACCTCCAAGAACTTTGACTTCCCTCAGACACCCTCTCGTGTGCAGCTTTCTCTGTGGCCTGGTGGTAAGGAGGGTAACGCCGAAGGTACTGTAGCATGGGCCGGAGGTCCTATCGACTGGGATGCTCCCGATATCCAGAAGAGTGGTTACTACTTTGCTACCTTCTCCGATGTTGAGATCGAGTGTTACAACGCCAAGTCTGGTCCTGGCACCAACTCTGGTACTAGTTACTGGTACAAGGATGCTGCTGGCACTAACGACACCATTGTTGACGGTGACAAGAGACACACCATTGCTTCTCTGATGGCCACTGGTGAGGACATGGACAAAGGAAAgaaggaggacaagaagaaggatagcAAGGACGATGACAAGGACGATAAGGACAGCAAAGAtagcaaggacaaggataacgacgacgacgatgatgatgagcctgcCACTATTCCTGGCGGCAGCAGCGGCGCGCCATCCAACGACCACGGAGACGATAGCAGCTCTGACAGCAGCTCTGGTTCCGGTTCTAGCAACACCCCCTCGGGCAACCCTGACGGCGACTCAAATGACACTGAGCCCGCTGACACCACCAACTGTGAGACCAACAGCTTTAACCAAGACTGCGCCAGCTCGGACTCtagcaagagcagcagcagctcagATGATGGAAAGGGCTCCAACGCTGGCACACGGAACGGCGCAAGTGCTCTGGCCATTATCATCGCCGGTGGTGCTCTTTTCTGGCTGTAG
- a CDS encoding hypothetical protein (EggNog:ENOG41) has translation MNSRPMSSGMPQHQMAQAPAPYIPSRDSMDRHDYGISKNRKASSTGGGRAWSDEEESYLIQTRLQKMPYKYIAAHLKKTELACRLHYHQLSHGSNRRNKRAASVSSGASNDITQTHHVNVPSPARETVSRSVSPGGSVRSYSPPPCNVNTASHIQLPSIVGPSDVTRLPSILPKPSRMSLPPPVTNQSYTTTMDAPVQMPHAAYHQRAASLQRTTPPLRLDCSVVPAPGPASSPPAHNASHVDLSRLHSIYSTHRASFWTTIANEYGPSVSPTVLEQAWKTGTCCSPSSLTPITPISSPGQAEKDAQSQSYSKGQDKTRISSILGIDADPRTARDRDIVRRLEEERFGMMQTAH, from the exons ATGAACAGCCGACCAATGAGCTCAGGCATGCCTCAACATCAGATGGCTCAGGCCCCTGCGCCTTATATCCCATCTCGGGATTCCATGGACCGCCACGACTACGGAATTTCAAAGAACCGTAAGGCTTCGTCGACTGGCGGTGGACGTGCTTGGAGCGACGAGGAA GAGTCATATCTCATCCAAACTCGTCTCCAGAAGATGCCATATAAGTACATTGCAGCCCACCTCAAGAAGACAGAGTTGGCTTGCCGTCTTCACTACCATCAGCTCTCTCATGGCAGCAACCGACGCAACAAGCGTGCTGCCTCAGTCTCATCGGGTGCCTCCAACGATATCACCCAGACTCACCATGTGAACGTCCCCAGCCCTGCACGAGAGACTGTCTCTCGCTCAGTCTCTCCTGGCGGAAGTGTACGAAGTTATAGCCCTCCTCCCTGCAACGTCAACACTGCCAGCCACATCCAACTCCCCAGCATCGTTGGACCTAGCGATGTCACTCGTCTACCGTCCATTCTCCCAAAACCATCTCGCATGTCTCTCCCACCTCCTGTAACCAACCAGTCATATACGACGACGATGGACGCACCTGTTCAGATGCCACATGCTGCCTACCACCAGCGCGCAGCTTCGCTTCAGCGAACAACACCTCCCCTGCGTCTTGACTGCTCAGTTGTGCCTGCTCCTGGACCCGCATCTTCACCTCCTGCACACAACGCCTCGCATGTTGATCTTTCACGCCTTCATTCCATCTACTCAACCCACCGCGCATCTTTCTGGACAACCATCGCCAACGAGTATGGTCCTTCAGTGTCTCCCACTGTTCTCGAGCAGGCCTGGAAGACTGGCACTTGCTGCAGCCCTTCTTCTCTGACACCAATCACCCCCATCTCAAGCCCAGGCCAGGCCGAGAAAGATGCACAGAGCCAGTCCTACAGCAAGGGACAGGACAAGACACGGATCTCTTCGATCCTTGGAATCGACGCCGACCCACGAACCGCTCGCGATCGGGATATCGTGAGACGGCTGGAAGAGGAGCGATTCGGTATGATGCAAACCGCTCACTGA
- a CDS encoding hypothetical protein (EggNog:ENOG41): MKYTIAGLLATLATSSSALPNIARSSYPTASASSSAAARILLGNSGHIYVADFSPKTGKFELTLNQEIEGGNSWMAYYGSDLLYAVDENSDELRLFNLDLEANKLTLKTKKAGSVGVVHLEFNSDKTRLVGAAYGNGTIDVWNTEKGGLEFVKTLKSPGKLGPDKERQAASHPHQANLDPSGRYFAVNDLGTDSVVIIDSKDDAYKIAKNIPVEAGCGPRHGVFYPRGGKKATHYIVACELSNQALVYSVSYEENTLAFKHHQSISTYGKDAPAKDPKTAAVGEVLLAPNNKDVYISNRLSGNETDSIARFTIAECGTLTYADTVSSGGLLPRMMSFSRTAKHVFVGNQNGTSGLVALQRGTDGKLAEKPVATLPGSAFGEPLFGPQYVQQILLN; encoded by the coding sequence ATGAAGTACACTATCGCTGGCCTCTTGGCCACTCTCGCTACATCTTCCTCTGCGCTTCCTAACATCGCACGCAGCTCATACCCAACCGcctcagcatcttcatccGCTGCTGCGCGCATCCTCCTCGGAAACTCTGGCCACATCTACGTCGCCGACTTCAGCCCCAAGACGGGCAAGTTCGAGCTCACTCTGAACCAGGAGATCGAGGGCGGTAACTCATGGATGGCCTACTATGGCTCCGACTTGCTCTACGCTGTTGACGAGAACTCTGATGAGCTGAGACTCTTCAACCTTGATCTCGAGGCTAATAAGCTTACCCTCAAGACTAAGAAGGCCGGAAGTGTCGGCGTTGTTCATCTTGAGTTCAACTCTGATAAGACACGCCTTGTTGGCGCTGCTTATGGAAATGGTACCATTGATGTTTGGAACACTGAGAAGGGTGGTCTCGAGTTCGTCAAGACTCTCAAGTCTCCTGGAAAGCTTGGTCCTGACAAGGAGCGCCAGGCTgcctctcatcctcatcaggcCAACCTTGATCCCTCTGGTCGCTACTTTGCCGTTAACGATCTCGGTACTGACTCTGTTGTGATCATCGACTCCAAGGACGACGCTTACAAGATCGCAAAGAACATCCCCGTCGAGGCTGGCTGCGGTCCTCGACATGGTGTCTTCTACCCTCGTGGTGGAAAGAAGGCTACTCACTACATCGTTGCTTGTGAGCTGAGCAACCAGGCCCTCGTCTACTCTGTATCCTACGAGGAGAACACCCTTGCTTTCAAGCATCACCAGTCTATCTCTACCTACGGCAAGGACGCTCCTGCTAAGGACCCCAAGACCGCAGCTGTTGGTGAGGTCCTTCTCGCTCCTAACAACAAGGACGTTTATATCTCCAACCGTCTGTCCGGAAACGAGACCGACTCTATCGCTCGCTTCACTATCGCCGAGTGCGGAACTCTCACTTATGCTGATACCGTCTCATCTGGTGGTCTCCTACCCCGTATGATGAGTTTCAGCCGAACTGCTAAGCACGTCTTTGTTGGTAACCAGAATGGTACCAGCGGTCTCGTTGCTCTCCAGCGAGGTACTGATGGCAAGCTTGCTGAGAAGCCTGTCGCTACGCTTCCTGGCTCTGCGTTCGGTGAGCCTTTGTTCGGACCTCAGTATGTGCAGCAGATCCTCCTGAACTAA
- a CDS encoding hypothetical protein (EggNog:ENOG41): protein MKHNNNVRLLAVLADSESDEKSEYRFLVDGAHVRYVTLDGGLIDPEHRTYEPKLLPQLPVFPPGDWNEGRVGKDGHTGKPFFCETRRSSLPGIGNVWHDVMIDHLELRQIERVRQTLYRVSHPAFKTPVLAKFAQFPWEIPYFAAETTSYEWIHGRGIGPEFLGHIHENGRVIGFLLEEIHNARTAEPEDLVTCQRSLQKLHDLGIVHGDINKHNFLIRQDGDAVLIDFETAYKCTDPDILDEEYRHVKESLEDTSGRGGAGMASDSSSD from the coding sequence ATGaaacacaacaacaacgtcAGACTTCTCGCTGTCCTTGCAGACTCTGAATCAGACGAGAAGAGCGAGTATCGCTTCCTCGTCGACGGCGCCCACGTAAGATACGTCACACTAGACGGGGGTCTCATAGACCCTGAACATCGCACATACGAGCCAAAACTCCTCCCTCAACTCCCTGTATTTCCCCCCGGAGACTGGAACGAGGGCCGTGTCGGAAAGGACGGACATACAGGGAAGCCTTTCTTCTGCgaaacgagaagaagcagtctACCTGGGATTGGAAATGTCTGGCATGATGTTATGATAGATCATCTCGAGCTCCGTCAGATCGAGCGTGTACGCCAAACGCTCTATCGTGTATCGCATCCTGCTTTCAAGACACCGGTACTCGCAAAGTTTGCGCAGTTTCCATGGGAGATTCCTTACTTTGCTGCTGAGACGACTTCGTACGAATGGATCCACGGTCGAGGCATCGGTCCTGAGTTTCTCGGCCATATTCACGAGAACGGGCGAGTCATTGGTTTCCTCCTCGAAGAGATTCACAATGCTCGGACTGCAGAACCTGAAGACCTCGTCACATGCCAGCGAAGTCTGCAAAAGCTGCATGATCTAGGCATCGTACATGGCGATATCAACAAGCACAACTTCCTCATCAGACAAGATGGTGATGCTGTTctcattgactttgagacaGCTTACAAGTGCACAGATCCAGATATACTAGATGAAGAGTATCGCCATGTCAAAGAGAGTCTGGAAGATACATCAGGGCGTGGAGGAGCTGGCATGGCGAGCGATTCAAGTTCAGATTAA